The following proteins come from a genomic window of Montipora capricornis isolate CH-2021 chromosome 9, ASM3666992v2, whole genome shotgun sequence:
- the LOC138015192 gene encoding POU domain, class 4, transcription factor 3-like isoform X2, producing MNEPSWIPSIRGSTHSLSFPSRSNNLIPPSVFDGFDDSHLLSSSQLEPMPKYLSTKPNKPSSFTSLHSYHSTHGHDTSTYDAHDILDQISASLQPTVSESAFDKPFETPSPVTATPVHSLHSAIHSAISVAASSDDVMNPRELEWFAERFKQRRIKLGVTQADVGAALAHLKIPGVGSLSQSTICRFESLTLSHNNMMALKPVLTAWLEEAEKAYKCKNTTSQFLPNSDKKRKRTSIGAAEKRSLEAYFAMNPRPSSDKIASIAEKLDLSKNVVRVWFCNQRQKKKRMKFSVH from the exons ATGAATGAGCCAAGCTGGATACCCTCGATTCGTGGATCTACTCACTCG CTGTCTTTCCCGTCAAGATCTAACAACCTG ATTCCTCCAAGTGTGTTTGATGGCTTCGACGACTCGCACTTACTCTCTTCGTCGCAGCTCGAACCGATGCCGAAATATCTCTCGACGAAGCCAAACAAGCCATCAAGTTTCACAAGCCTGCATAGTTACCACTCAACGCACGGGCACGACACGAGCACATATGATGCCCACGATATTCTGGATCAGATCTCTGCCTCACTACAGCCGACAGTTAGCGAGTCAGCGTTTGATAAACCGTTTGAAACTCCATCGCCAGTAACCGCCACGCCTGTGCACTCTTTACACTCGGCCATCCACTCTGCGATAAGCGTGGCGGCAAGTAGCGATGATGTTATGAATCCGCGAGAGCTAGAATGGTTTGCAGAGCGCTTTAAACAAAGAAGAATCAAGCTTGGCGTTACTCAGGCAGACGTGGGCGCTGCGTTGGCGCATTTGAAAATCCCTGGCGTAGGCTCGTTGAGTCAGTCTACAATTTGCAGGTTTGAATCGCTTACACTGAGTCACAATAATATGATGGCGTTAAAACCCGTGTTGACGGCGTGGCTAGAGGAGGCTGAGAAAGCATACAAATGTAAGAATACAACAAGCCAATTCCTTCCTAATTCGGATAAAAAGAGGAAGCGTACATCAATTGGAGCAGCCGAGAAGCGTTCTCTTGAGGCTTACTTCGCTATGAACCCAAGACCTTCGAGCGACAAGATTGCGTCAATTGCTGAAAAACTGGACCTCTCAAAAAATGTTGTACGCGTGTGGTTCTGTAACCAGCggcaaaagaaaaagagaatgaAATTTTCCGTGCACTGA
- the LOC138015192 gene encoding POU domain, class 4, transcription factor 3-like isoform X1 has product MNRDSLLNKTLSPPLSSRVPISHSNGISYSNSSLSGGQMNEPSWIPSIRGSTHSLSFPSRSNNLIPPSVFDGFDDSHLLSSSQLEPMPKYLSTKPNKPSSFTSLHSYHSTHGHDTSTYDAHDILDQISASLQPTVSESAFDKPFETPSPVTATPVHSLHSAIHSAISVAASSDDVMNPRELEWFAERFKQRRIKLGVTQADVGAALAHLKIPGVGSLSQSTICRFESLTLSHNNMMALKPVLTAWLEEAEKAYKCKNTTSQFLPNSDKKRKRTSIGAAEKRSLEAYFAMNPRPSSDKIASIAEKLDLSKNVVRVWFCNQRQKKKRMKFSVH; this is encoded by the exons ATGAATCGTGACAGTTTGCTGAATAAGACTCTTAGTCCACCTCTGTCATCTCGAGTGCCCATATCGCATTCTAATGGTATTTCTTACTCTAATTCTTCGCTTTCCGGAGGTCAGATGAATGAGCCAAGCTGGATACCCTCGATTCGTGGATCTACTCACTCG CTGTCTTTCCCGTCAAGATCTAACAACCTG ATTCCTCCAAGTGTGTTTGATGGCTTCGACGACTCGCACTTACTCTCTTCGTCGCAGCTCGAACCGATGCCGAAATATCTCTCGACGAAGCCAAACAAGCCATCAAGTTTCACAAGCCTGCATAGTTACCACTCAACGCACGGGCACGACACGAGCACATATGATGCCCACGATATTCTGGATCAGATCTCTGCCTCACTACAGCCGACAGTTAGCGAGTCAGCGTTTGATAAACCGTTTGAAACTCCATCGCCAGTAACCGCCACGCCTGTGCACTCTTTACACTCGGCCATCCACTCTGCGATAAGCGTGGCGGCAAGTAGCGATGATGTTATGAATCCGCGAGAGCTAGAATGGTTTGCAGAGCGCTTTAAACAAAGAAGAATCAAGCTTGGCGTTACTCAGGCAGACGTGGGCGCTGCGTTGGCGCATTTGAAAATCCCTGGCGTAGGCTCGTTGAGTCAGTCTACAATTTGCAGGTTTGAATCGCTTACACTGAGTCACAATAATATGATGGCGTTAAAACCCGTGTTGACGGCGTGGCTAGAGGAGGCTGAGAAAGCATACAAATGTAAGAATACAACAAGCCAATTCCTTCCTAATTCGGATAAAAAGAGGAAGCGTACATCAATTGGAGCAGCCGAGAAGCGTTCTCTTGAGGCTTACTTCGCTATGAACCCAAGACCTTCGAGCGACAAGATTGCGTCAATTGCTGAAAAACTGGACCTCTCAAAAAATGTTGTACGCGTGTGGTTCTGTAACCAGCggcaaaagaaaaagagaatgaAATTTTCCGTGCACTGA